Proteins encoded in a region of the Bicyclus anynana chromosome 27, ilBicAnyn1.1, whole genome shotgun sequence genome:
- the LOC112051219 gene encoding uncharacterized protein LOC112051219, translating to MQNNKHRKLKTIQMNYPAPYSHSWANSDPARFEMDKMRKCSSFQRNMTKQNQPICNCYWRRPKPLTRGTNPYAPHLKYGLFPKKVNPGESLERPAKDENVPRLPLKNKKPLQDRFIRDRKKGDMKEKRAIDKECPRQLSLSQMSHVDIKPGAIASRPQTFY from the exons atgcaGAATAATAAACACAGGAAGCTCAAAACTAT ACAAATGAACTACCCAGCGCCGTACTCCCACTCGTGGGCAAACAGTGACCCGGCGCGGTTTGAGATGGACAAAATGAGAAAATGTTCATCTTTTCAACGGAATAT GACAAAACAAAACCAACCAATATGCAACTGTTACTGGCGGCGACCGAAGCCACTTACCCGAGGCACCAACCCTTACGCGCCACACCTTAAATATGGCTTGTTTCCGAAGAAAGTGAATCCGGG GGAATCGTTGGAAAGACCGGCCAAAGACGAAAACGTTCCTCGACTGCCACTGAAAAACAAAAAGCCCTTACAGGACAGATTTATTAGGGACAGGAAAAAAGGTGACATGAAAg AAAAGCGAGCCATAGACAAGGAGTGCCCGCGTCAGCTGTCACTGTCACAGATGTCGCACGTTGACATAAAGCCAGGCGCCATAGCTTCAAGACcacaaacattttattaa
- the LOC112051237 gene encoding zinc finger protein 224, whose protein sequence is MSTIKVREVNVVPISKIKIEIVDDEDSEDTVLCKICSKAFVSEIAVRNHARMEHITEFMNGDDLFVKPFKGNKRKMTEDQQQEIQAKTSKMMQSMKPEDITSLASEDTSYIIIKDGTSHPFTVKRVKKEKPKEKPLEKKVRKEKEVKPISGPFECLQPSNNNSEVQCHQMFLSCCEYSAHFRDEHTRRRKGNRCQVCEKPISGNESMSPYSCQICCMGFENNRELNEHTQTAHEKLKPFQCSVCQKRFTQQGGLLQHTRMHTGDRPFACTFCPKAFTQKSGLDQHLRIHTKVKPYRCVICGKSFCQSVHLQQHMRTHTNVAPFQCGICQKRFKQSSHLNYHLKYHNMIKMTDEQKAKYAQLMTQMVKQEFFEIEIDQSEASNQEIVQSEMVVTSDQSEVQEVEQSEMQTEDCNEEQENQTYYILNDGEFLEESVECE, encoded by the exons ATGTCGACAATAAAAGTGAGAGAAGTAAATGTTGTGCCAATATCAAAAATAAAG atcgAGATAGTGGACGATGAAGATAGCGAAGACACTGTGCTATGCAAGATATGCTCCAAGGCTTTTGTGTCGGAGATAGCTGTGAGGAACCACGCCCGTATGGAGCATATCACAGAATTCATGAATGGAGATGACCTCTTTGTCAAACCTTTCAAGGGCAAT AAACGCAAAATGACAGAAGACCAGCAACAGGAAATACAAGCGAAGACATCaaagatgatgcagtctatgaagCCGGAGGACATCACCAGCCTGGCATCTGAAGACACCAGCTACATCATCATCAAGGATGGAACGTCCCACCCTTTCACTGTCAAGAGGGTTAAGAAG GAGAAACCTAAGGAAAAACCGTTGGAGAAGAAAGtgagaaaagaaaaagaagttaAACCTATAAG TGGCCCCTTCGAGTGTCTCCAGCCTTCGAATAACAACTCCGAAGTGCAGTGCCACCAGATGTTCCTATCGTGCTGCGAATACTCCGCGCACTTCAGAGACGAGCACACGCGCAGGCGTAAAGGCAATCGCTGCCAGGTCTGCGAGAAGCCCATCTCTGGCAACGAGTCGATGAGCCCGTACAGCTGCCAG ATATGCTGCATGGGCTTCGAGAACAACAGAGAGCTAAACGAGCATACACAGACCGCGCATGAGAAGCTCAAGCCGTTCCAGTGCAGCGTCTGCCAGAAGCGCTTCACTCAGCAGGGGGGGCTGCTGCAGCACACGCGCATGCACACCGGGGACCGGCCCTTCGCGTGCACCTTCTGCCCCAAGGCGTTCACGCAGAAGTCCGGCCTGGACCAACACTTGAGGATACACACCAAG GTAAAACCCTACAGATGCGTGATATGCGGCAAATCGTTCTGTCAGTCGGTACATTTGCAACAGCATATGCGGACCCACACAAATGTCGCACCATTCCAATGTGGTATATGCCAAAAACGGTTCAAACAGAGCAGCCATCTGAACTACCATTTAAAATACCACAACATGATCAAAATGACGGACGAACAAAAGGCAAAATACGCTCAGCTGATGACGCAAATGGTGAAGCAGGAGTTCTTCGAAATTGAAATCGACCAATCGGAAGCCTCCAATCAGGAGATCGTCCAATCGGAAATGGTTGTCACCTCTGACCAATCAGAGGTGCAGGAAGTCGAACAATCAGAGATGCAGACGGAAGACTGCAATGAGGAGCAGGAAAATCAGACTTATTATATTCTGAATGATGGAGAGTTTTTGGAGGAAAGTGTTGAGTGTGAATAG